Part of the Paeniglutamicibacter sulfureus genome, CATCGTCAACGTCCGCGGCGTCGGCTACCGGATCGAGGCCGACCCGCAGTGAAGCTGCGCGTCCTGGGCATCCTGAGCGTGCTGGTGCTGCTGCTGGTACTGCTCGTGTCCAACGTGATCCTCTCCTCCGCGGGACGCGAGGTGACCCAACAGCTGCAAATCAACCGTGCTGCCTCGCTGAACCGGATCGCCCAGCTCGCCTACGATGCGGCCAACGACGGGGACAGCACGGTGCTGCGGCGGGACATGGAAACCTACTCCGGCCTCTACTCCGAGGGCCTGGTGGTGCGCCTGCAAACCGGCACGCTGGCCTCCGGAGGGCTGGACCCCGAGCGCCCGGACGTGCGCGAGGCCCTGGGGCGGGCCTCGCTGAACCTCGCCGACACCACGCTGGACCCCGTCAGGCCCTTCGGCACCGGCAACGAGGTCATCTCCCGGTCCTTCGGCAGCGCCAGCCAGGTCCTGGGCGAGGTAGTCATGGAGGTCAACCTCGATGCCGCCCGGGATAAGCTGCGCTACCGCTGGCTGGTCACCGCCATTGCCGCCATCGCGCTGGCAGCGGTGTTGCTGCTGCTGGCGGGCAGGGTCACCGGCTGGGTGTTGCGCCCCGTGCAGCGCCTCGGCGCCGCGGTGCGTGAATTCAAGGACACCGGCCACACGCCGCCACTGCCCGAGGCCGGCCCCCCGGAGCTGCGCGAGCTCTCCCGGTCCTTCACCGACATGGCCACGACACTGGGTGAGCTCATCGATTCCCAGCGCCAACTCATTGCCGACACCTCCCACCACCTGCGCAACCCGATCGGGGCGCTGCGCCTGCGCGTGGACTTGCTGCTGCTGGAATTGCGGAATGAAAAGGAGCGTGCCGCCGGGGCCGGGGTGCTGGCGGAGCTCGAACGGGTCGAGGAAATCCTGGATTCGGTGCTCAGGCTGGCGGTGGCCGAACACCGGGTGATCGAGGATTCGGCCGGCGCCTCCCCCGAGGTCTCCGAGGGCCCCGGCTCCGGGAGCGTCAACGCCTTCGTGGTGCTGGCCGAAGAAGTGGACCGCGCCCGGCCCGCCGCCCTGGCGGCGGGATCCGACCTGGTACTGACCACTCAGGAGGATCCCGGCGCGGAGCTCGCCTGCAGCCGGATCGAACTGGCGCAGATGCTCGGCGAGCTGCTGAACAACGCCATCAAGTACGCGCCTGGGGCGCAGATCACCGCCTCGGTGCGGACCCGGGGTTCGGCCACGCTCATCGAGATCGCCGATACGGGCCCGGGCCTGGAGCCCGAACAGCTGGCCGCCGCCACCACCCGCTTCTGGCGCGCCCCCGAACACTCCTCGATCCGCGGCACCGGCATGGGCATGACCATCGTTGACAGGCTGGCCACCGCAAACGGCGGTCGCCTGGTGCTGGCGCCCAACGAACCGAACGGCCTGCGCGCCCGCATCGAATTCGACGCGGCACCCACCCTCCCCGGGCAGGGGGAAGCCTCATGAACGCAAACCCCGCTAGCGGCCTCCATCCGTCGCGGCGCAGCGTGCTGCGCGCGGCCTTCACGGCCGGGTCGATCTCCCTGCTGGCCCCGGCACTCGCCTCCTGCGTCTCCGGACCGCGCCGCGAAACCATAGTCGTCGCCGGCGGGGAACCCGGCGGCTTCTACCTGGAATTCGCCACGCTGCTGGCGGCCTCCCTGCAACGGCACCAGGTGGCCCGCACCGCCACGGTCAACCCCACCGGCGGCAGCCTGGACAACGTCGCGCAGCTGCTCTCCGGCGAGGCGACCCTGGCCGTCGCGCTGGCCGACGCCGCCTCGCTCGAGGGTGGCCCGCAAGGCAAGCACCCCGGGCAGATCGCGGCGCTGGGCAAGGTCTACCAGAACTACGTCCACGCCGTGGTGCGCCGGGACGGATCCATCACCTCGCTCGATGACCTGGCCGGGCGCACCGTGGCGGTGGGCATGCCGGGCTCCGGCACCTCCTTGATCACCCCGCGCCTCTTCGAGGTCGCCGGCCTGAAATCCGCCCCCGCCGGGACATCGGCCGCGGGCCGGGACGTCATCGTGAAGGCCCTGGGACTCAACGACGGGGTCGCCGCCCTGGCCGCCGGAGAGGTCGACGCGCTCTTCTGGTCCGGCGGGGTGCCCACCGCCGCCATCGCCCAGGCCCACACCGGATCCGCGTTCGCCCTGCTTGACCTCTCCTCCCTGCTCCCCGGACTGCGGGAGAGGTATGGGGCCTTCTACGACAAGGTGCTGATCCCCGGCGACAGCTATCCGGGCATCGACGCGGTGTGGACGGTCGGGGTGGCCAACCTGCTGCTCTGCCGCACGGACCTGGACGCCGAGACGGTGCGGCAAACCGTGGACCTGCTGGTGGGGCATGCCGATGAGCTGATTCCGCGCTCGAGCGTCGGGGTACAGTTCCTGAGCCCCGATTCGCTGATCAACACCGCCGACGTGCCGCTGCACCCTGCAGCCGCCCAGGCCTACCGGGAGCTTCACGGGTAGCACTGCACGGCCGGCAGCTTCCGTCCGGAAAGCGAAATCGCTCCGTGCAGGCCTGCCCCGGTGGGGGCAAACCTGCGCGGAGCGATGAGCGGATGTTCTTCTTTCCCGCGACGCGTCTGGGGATCAGAGCGTCATGTGCTCCAACTGGCGCCCGTTGGTCTCGCGCACCAGGCGCCAGACAAAGAGGAACGAGAGCAGCGCGAAGCCTGCGTAGATGCCGTAGGCAAGCTGCAGGCCCGCCTCCGCGAGGGTCGGGAAGGTCGTGCTGACCACGAAGTTCGCGATCCACTGGGCGGCGGCACCAAGTCCCAGGGCCAGCGCCCGGATGTTGTTGGGGAACATCTCCCCCAGCAGCACCCACACCACCGGTCCCCAGCTGGCGCCGAAGCCCACGACGAACAGGTTTGCTGCCACCAGCGCGATCATGCCCCAGGAACCCGGGAGGCTGAGCTCCCCGTTGACGGTGACAGCCTGGGCGAAGGCCACGGCCATGGTGCCCAGCGACAGGGTCATCATGGCCGAGCCGACCAGCAGCAGCAGCTTGCGTCCCACCACATCCACCAGCGAGATCGCCACGATGGTTGCCACGATGTTGGTGACCGAGGTGATCACGGAGATCATGAACGAGTCGGATTCCTGGAACCCGACGGACCTCCACATCGTGGTCGAGTAGTAGAAGATCACGTTGATTCCCACGAGCTGCTGGAAGACCGAGAGCAGGATGCCGATCCAGACCAGTGTCTTGAACCCGAACTTGCCGCCAAACAGGTCCGCGAAGCGTTGGCGTCGTTCCACGTTCACGGTCGCCTTGATCTCGGCGATCTTGTTCTCCGTCGCCTCTCCGGCTTCCATGCCCACCACGTCGATGAGCACCCGTCGAGCGCCCTCGTCGTCGCCTTTTTCCACGAGGTAGCGCGGAGACTCGGGCAACCGAGAGGCAAGGATCCCGTAGACGAGGGCCGGCACCAGCAGGGTGAGGAACATCCAGCGCCAGGCCTCCAGGCCCAGCCACGCGCTCTGGGCGGCGCCCCCGGCCAGCCACGCGATCATGGCCGAGAGCAGAAACGCCAGGAAAATTCCGCTGACCAGTGAGAGCTGCTGCAGCGTGGCCAGTCGGCCACGCGCCTTCGAGGGTGCAATTTCGGCAATGTACGCCGGGGCGATCACCGAGGCAAAGCCCACGCCGATGCCGCCGACGAAGCGCCACCAGATCAAGTCCCACACGCCAAAGGCGAACCCGCAGCCCAGTGCGCTGATCGAAAGCAACGCACTGGCAACGAGCATCGTGCGGATCCGGCCAAAGCGTTGCGAGCAAACTCCTGCATACCAGGCACCCAGTGCCGCGCCCAGCAGGGCGCAGGACACGGTGAAGCCCAGCAGGCCGGAGCCGAGTCCGAACTGCTCGCGCACCGCATCAACGGTTCCGTTGATGATCGCGCTGTCGTAGCCAAAGAGGAAGCCACCTAAGGCGGCAACAGCGGCCATGGCGACGAGCCTGGTCGTGACTCGCCCGTCATTCCTGTTCGGCGTGATAACCCGCTTTGCCTCAGACATCGAGTCCGGCCTTCGCAGAGCGCCCGGTCTTGAAGTCACCCGGCAGGCCGTGCTTGACCTGTGGCAGCCCATGGCTTTGGTCCACGATGTAATCTCCCTTGATTAATTGGTAAGACTCAATTAGTAAAGGAGCCTAAAGATTGTGATGTCCAGCATAAGGCACTGCGGTAGGATTTGGAAAGACTGCCTAACCAAAGGATCGATTCCATGATCACAGCAGCCGCCTCCGGAACCTCCGCCAGGCCCCTGCCGCAGACGCTGGCAACCGCCACCGACCGACGCTTCCTGCAACACCTGCTCGAGCATGGCCCCAGCTCACGCACTGCCATCGCCGCTTCCACCGGACTCTCGCGACCCACCGCCTCGGAGGCCGCCACGCGCTTGTCGGAGACCGGTCTACTGAGAACCATCGAGACTCCCCCGGCCAAGAAGCGAGGTCGAATACCGGAGATCTACGACCTGGATCCCGCCTACGGCCACACACTCTCGCTCACGGCGGCAGCAGGGCGGACCCGGGTTCAAACCCACGACCTTCGTGGCACATTGCTGTATGACGCCGCCCTGGACCTGCCCGATTCCATGACCCGGGGCGAGCTGGAGAGGACCCTGCGCGACCTTGTCACCGCCGCGGTCGATGCCACCGGTTCCCCCTGCCTGGCGGCAACCGCATCACAGGGCAACCCCGTGGATCCGGCCACCCAGCGTCCGGTGGTCCTGCCGGCTTCCGCATTCCCGGAAGGGCGCGTTGACGTGAGCGCGCTCCTTCGCGAGGTGTGCAGTGGACCGGTGCGCCTGGACAACGACGTCAACTGGGCAACCCTGGCCGAACAGCGCATAGGTGTCGCCCGCGGGATCGATGAGCTACTCCTGGTTTACCTGGGACCGGGCATAGGCGCCGGACTGGTCATGTCAGGAACCGTCCAGCGCGGCCGACACGGCATGGTCGGCGAACTGAGTTACCTGCGCTCGGGCGGACGAACGCTGATCAGCCAGCTGCTGGAACACTCACGTGCGGCTCCCGGAAGCGACCGGCTCGACGTCCCCGCATGCTTGTCGCTTTTTGCAACCACCCCGGCCGCGGATAACGCCCGGCTTTTTGTCGAGGCCATTGCCCAGCAAATCGGCAACATTGCGGCCATCACCGATCCACAGGCACTGGTGCTTAGCGGCCCGATCGCCGAAGGCTCCACCTTCACACAAATGTTCCTCGAGGCCCTGCAGCCGCTGCTGCTTGATGCAGACCTCGAGGTGTTGGCCAGCGCCCTGGGCGAGGATGCCCCCCTGATCGGGGCCAGCCTGGCCGCACGGGACATGGCCGAAGCCCACTTCTGGAGCAGCTACCGCTCCTGATACCCAGAACCCGTCCCACCGACGCCGCCGCCCGGCTCGCCAAGGACGTGGCGTAGGCTACACCCAGGGAAATTACCGGGGAGGGGCGTGTCCATGTACCAGATCGAGGAAGCGGATTCCTTTGCCGCCTGGCGGCGGCTGATCTCCTCGACCTTCGTGCCGCTCGAGGCGGAACAGGTACGCCCCGGCCCGTTCACCGGACGCATCGGCGGGCGCCAGTTACACGACGTCGGGATCATGCGCCTTGATGCCGACGCGCAGACGGTGTTTCGTTCGCCGGCCCTGATTTCCCGCGGCGGCATCGGCCACTACAAGTTGAGCCTGCAGCTCTCCGGCCACGGACTGCTGCTGCAGGACGGCCGGGAAGCACTACTCTCCCCCGGGGATGTGGCCATTTATGACACCCAGCGCCCCTACACACTGAACTTCGATGACTCCTTTCAGACCCTGGTGCTCATGTTCCCGCAGCATCTGCTGGGCCTTGCCGCCGACGACGTCGCAGAACTCACCGCGGTTTCCATGGGCAAGGGCAACCGACTGGCCGAGGCAGTTGCCCCGTTCGTGGCGTCCATCGCCTCCCAGCTGCCGGAACTCAAGAGCCCCATCGGGCACCGGCTGGCGATGAATATCGTCGACTTGCTTTCCACGCTGTTGGCCGACGAGATCTATTCGCGCCCCGAGTCCAGCACCGACAACCATGCCAAGGTGCTGCGGCGCATCCAGTACCACATCGAGGCGAACCTGGCGGATCCGACGCTGGGGCCCGAGGCGATCGCCGCCGCCCACCACATTGCCACGCGCACGCTGCACAAGATCTTCTCCGCCTCCTCCCTGACGGTTGCCGGGTGGATCCGCGTGCGCAGGCTAGAGTCCTGCAGACGCGACCTGGCCGACCCGCTCTGCGCGCACGTTCCCATTGGCGAGATCGGCGCCCGCTGGGGGCTGGTCGATGCCGCGCACTTCAGCCGCATCTTCCGCGCCTCCTTCGGCCAATCCCCCAGCCAATACCGCTCCAACCCGGCGCCCGTGCGCTAGGGAACAAGAAGCGTACGGGCAAAGCCAAGCATGGGGCATGTGTCGCGGGACACACTGGGTACAGAAGTGATTCCCGCGTACCTAGGAGTGCAACATGCCCACCGCCACCACAAGCTTTGCCACCGACGCCGACCTGTTGGCCGCGATCCAGCCGTCCTCCGGCGGCCGGGACATCCACGACCCCGCCACCGGCGAGCTCGTGGGCAGGGCACCCGAGCACACTGTTGCCGACCTTGAACGTGCGGTTTCCGCCGCCCGCGCGGCGCAACCGGCCTGGGCGGCACTGACCCACGCCGAACGCAGTGCCGCACTGAATCGCGCCGCCGATGCCGTTGAGGCCAACGCCGAGGCGCTGGCGGTGCTGCTCTCCCGCGAGCAGGGCAAGCCGCTGAACGGACCCAACGCCCGATTCGAGGTCGGCGCCTGCGCCGCCTGGCTGCGCGCCACCGCCGGGTTCGAGCTCGAACCCGAGGTGCTGGTCGACGACGAGGGCGGCCGCGCGGA contains:
- a CDS encoding sensor histidine kinase; translated protein: MKLRVLGILSVLVLLLVLLVSNVILSSAGREVTQQLQINRAASLNRIAQLAYDAANDGDSTVLRRDMETYSGLYSEGLVVRLQTGTLASGGLDPERPDVREALGRASLNLADTTLDPVRPFGTGNEVISRSFGSASQVLGEVVMEVNLDAARDKLRYRWLVTAIAAIALAAVLLLLAGRVTGWVLRPVQRLGAAVREFKDTGHTPPLPEAGPPELRELSRSFTDMATTLGELIDSQRQLIADTSHHLRNPIGALRLRVDLLLLELRNEKERAAGAGVLAELERVEEILDSVLRLAVAEHRVIEDSAGASPEVSEGPGSGSVNAFVVLAEEVDRARPAALAAGSDLVLTTQEDPGAELACSRIELAQMLGELLNNAIKYAPGAQITASVRTRGSATLIEIADTGPGLEPEQLAAATTRFWRAPEHSSIRGTGMGMTIVDRLATANGGRLVLAPNEPNGLRARIEFDAAPTLPGQGEAS
- a CDS encoding sugar porter family MFS transporter, translating into MSEAKRVITPNRNDGRVTTRLVAMAAVAALGGFLFGYDSAIINGTVDAVREQFGLGSGLLGFTVSCALLGAALGAWYAGVCSQRFGRIRTMLVASALLSISALGCGFAFGVWDLIWWRFVGGIGVGFASVIAPAYIAEIAPSKARGRLATLQQLSLVSGIFLAFLLSAMIAWLAGGAAQSAWLGLEAWRWMFLTLLVPALVYGILASRLPESPRYLVEKGDDEGARRVLIDVVGMEAGEATENKIAEIKATVNVERRQRFADLFGGKFGFKTLVWIGILLSVFQQLVGINVIFYYSTTMWRSVGFQESDSFMISVITSVTNIVATIVAISLVDVVGRKLLLLVGSAMMTLSLGTMAVAFAQAVTVNGELSLPGSWGMIALVAANLFVVGFGASWGPVVWVLLGEMFPNNIRALALGLGAAAQWIANFVVSTTFPTLAEAGLQLAYGIYAGFALLSFLFVWRLVRETNGRQLEHMTL
- a CDS encoding ROK family transcriptional regulator, which produces MITAAASGTSARPLPQTLATATDRRFLQHLLEHGPSSRTAIAASTGLSRPTASEAATRLSETGLLRTIETPPAKKRGRIPEIYDLDPAYGHTLSLTAAAGRTRVQTHDLRGTLLYDAALDLPDSMTRGELERTLRDLVTAAVDATGSPCLAATASQGNPVDPATQRPVVLPASAFPEGRVDVSALLREVCSGPVRLDNDVNWATLAEQRIGVARGIDELLLVYLGPGIGAGLVMSGTVQRGRHGMVGELSYLRSGGRTLISQLLEHSRAAPGSDRLDVPACLSLFATTPAADNARLFVEAIAQQIGNIAAITDPQALVLSGPIAEGSTFTQMFLEALQPLLLDADLEVLASALGEDAPLIGASLAARDMAEAHFWSSYRS
- a CDS encoding TAXI family TRAP transporter solute-binding subunit; the encoded protein is MNANPASGLHPSRRSVLRAAFTAGSISLLAPALASCVSGPRRETIVVAGGEPGGFYLEFATLLAASLQRHQVARTATVNPTGGSLDNVAQLLSGEATLAVALADAASLEGGPQGKHPGQIAALGKVYQNYVHAVVRRDGSITSLDDLAGRTVAVGMPGSGTSLITPRLFEVAGLKSAPAGTSAAGRDVIVKALGLNDGVAALAAGEVDALFWSGGVPTAAIAQAHTGSAFALLDLSSLLPGLRERYGAFYDKVLIPGDSYPGIDAVWTVGVANLLLCRTDLDAETVRQTVDLLVGHADELIPRSSVGVQFLSPDSLINTADVPLHPAAAQAYRELHG
- a CDS encoding helix-turn-helix domain-containing protein, producing MYQIEEADSFAAWRRLISSTFVPLEAEQVRPGPFTGRIGGRQLHDVGIMRLDADAQTVFRSPALISRGGIGHYKLSLQLSGHGLLLQDGREALLSPGDVAIYDTQRPYTLNFDDSFQTLVLMFPQHLLGLAADDVAELTAVSMGKGNRLAEAVAPFVASIASQLPELKSPIGHRLAMNIVDLLSTLLADEIYSRPESSTDNHAKVLRRIQYHIEANLADPTLGPEAIAAAHHIATRTLHKIFSASSLTVAGWIRVRRLESCRRDLADPLCAHVPIGEIGARWGLVDAAHFSRIFRASFGQSPSQYRSNPAPVR